Sequence from the Paeniglutamicibacter cryotolerans genome:
CCCGGCCAGGACGATGAGTTGGAACTGTGCCGCCTCAAGCGCGGTGGCACCGCCGAACAGTGCCCCGACGAAGGCCCCGGGCAATGTCACCAGGCCGGTGGACTTGGTCTGGTCAAGGTTCGGAATCAACGCCTCGCGCACGGCCTCGCGCCGCGGAAGATCCACTGCTTCCCAGGGGTGGGCTCCGAGCGAAAGCCAGGCCTCTACCTCGTCGCGGCGGGCCCGCACCCCGGCCAGGTAGTGCCGGGAGGAGAGGGTGGCAACGGTCATGCAGCCGCCGATGACTATCCCTGCCACGGCGATCACCGATTGCGGGATAAGCCCGACCAAGCCGGTACCGAGGATCACCGTGATCGCCGTCCCGGCTCCGACGATCGTTCCGGCCACCGTGGCGAGCCTGCCGC
This genomic interval carries:
- a CDS encoding ABC transporter permease — its product is MLEWIRFAIVVSAMIIAASVLLRSSSIGMGWLPLVALLRAAVQLGAVSLLLGGVATAPWTAVLFVVLMFSTASLTTARRARELPRGRLATVAGTIVGAGTAITVILGTGLVGLIPQSVIAVAGIVIGGCMTVATLSSRHYLAGVRARRDEVEAWLSLGAHPWEAVDLPRREAVREALIPNLDQTKSTGLVTLPGAFVGALFGGATALEAAQFQLIVLAGLAFGGTITALLTTRIASRSSVLPADPA